A genomic window from Luteolibacter sp. LG18 includes:
- a CDS encoding ThuA domain-containing protein: MKRLALIDDVWHPGEIPRAGLSKLADFDWFEDGKDWTPELLGDYPVVVLVKANQIGPEDKTPWADEAAGDAFTDHVRRGGGLLVVHSGTSGYDDVKSLRALIGGVFAHHPPQCPVTVEPRLGHPICEGVPPFTGVDEHYFMHFDATDADVFLQSRSEAGVQPAGWTRREGAGRVCVITPGHTAAVWQHPSFLQLLANALAWITPKTP; this comes from the coding sequence ATGAAACGCCTCGCCCTCATCGATGACGTCTGGCACCCCGGCGAGATCCCGCGCGCCGGGCTTTCGAAACTCGCCGACTTCGATTGGTTCGAGGACGGCAAGGACTGGACGCCGGAACTCCTCGGGGACTACCCCGTGGTAGTCCTCGTGAAGGCGAACCAGATCGGGCCGGAGGACAAGACCCCGTGGGCCGATGAAGCCGCGGGCGATGCCTTCACCGACCACGTCCGGCGGGGCGGGGGACTCCTTGTGGTCCACTCCGGCACCTCCGGCTATGACGACGTGAAATCGCTGCGCGCCCTCATCGGCGGCGTTTTCGCCCACCACCCGCCGCAGTGCCCGGTCACCGTCGAGCCGCGCCTCGGCCACCCGATCTGCGAGGGCGTCCCGCCGTTCACCGGCGTCGATGAGCACTATTTCATGCACTTCGATGCCACCGATGCGGATGTTTTCCTCCAATCCCGCTCGGAGGCCGGTGTTCAGCCCGCCGGGTGGACCCGCCGCGAGGGCGCGGGGCGCGTCTGCGTCATCACCCCCGGCCACACCGCCGCGGTCTGGCAACACCCCTCGTTCCTGCAATTGCTCGCCAATGCCCTCGCCTGGATCACGCCAAAAACCCCGTAG